The Musa acuminata AAA Group cultivar baxijiao chromosome BXJ2-5, Cavendish_Baxijiao_AAA, whole genome shotgun sequence genomic interval TTCGTCCAGAGAGTTACATTCTGTATTTTTACAGAGAGACAGAAACAACTTGATCAGATAATGTAGAATGTTAATTGGATTTGTGTTCCATCTTTTGATGTTGCAAGCTAACTTTTACCTTGTTCCTAGCGATATCCATGGCCATTTTCCTGAACAAGTTGGCTGGACCGCAGGACCATCGATGTTGCTGATAGCGGTAGGCCTTGAGAGTACTTGGTAGTTCACTTTTAACCTGAAAACAGAGATTCCATTGAAATCATGAACTGGATTAACAAGTCATGGAAGAACTCGATTCAACTAGATTTCCCTTTTTGAATTGCTTCAACATCCATGAAGTCAGAGCCAGTAAACGCACACTTGGAGTTGCGGTAGATAATGCGTGAGCTACAAGGAAGGATGATGATGAGGCAATTCTCCGAATACCTTGAGGTCTCCAAGGAATATGAATTTCCATCCCTTGAGGCTTGCTCGAACAGCCAAATCCATGTCCTCGACTGTGGTCCTGTCCTTCCAGCCTCCAGCTTCATTGAGAGCTGCGATCCTCCAAACCCCAGCAGTCCCTGTGAACAGAATCCAGTCACTAACGAGAACAGAATGAAGCCCTTCCCTATCTCCTGGTTCTGAGGTGCATCAGGAACCCACCATTGAACCCGAAGAAGGCATAGGTGGAGGATCCCACTTCTTGCTCCACAGTGAAATGGTAATCCAAGGACATCTCCTGCATCCTTGTCATCAAACATTCATTCGAATTCACTGCAATGCATGCATAGCAAAGGCTGGTAAGGAAAGCCAGTATCCGACACACGAGACGGACGACTCCAAAAGACAGGGATGAACAAGACGAAGAGGTGACGACCCCCGCGAGCAGGTCCCACCAAGCCACGGGTCGCTAGGTAGGCAAGGCGCGTGGGTGGCAACAGGATGGACGTTGCTGTTTTTGCTTCTATAATGTTACGGTGCTCGGCAAACCTACCCTCCGCGAACCAAACACCAAGGAAAAGGCGATACACACGATTAACAATTGGCTGGATTCGGTGGGTTCCACGGGTACGGCTACGTGGGTCAGTTACAAGGTCATTTGGTATGGTGTGCTATCATCATTTAGATTTTGACTCGTCAACGCTGTAGACGGACCGCACCCGATATTTAAGATAGGTCGGAACTGTAGGAAAATAACTTCTTGGATTagacaaataatatatttattttcgattgaaatatatatatatatatatacacacacaaatggGCTATTGGATTCGTAAAGATCCCGGCTGGCCACTGAAATCTGAAAGCATATTCATCCGCATCTGTGCTGAAGCGTGCAAGGATACTTGGCACACTACCAAGACATGCCTTAATGATCACCGACGAGCAATAGAAATAGCACTAATGAAATTGGTAAACATAATAGAGCTCACCAGATAATGCCGGTCAGCGTTTTCCTTATAGGAAATGGTGCTGTTAAAACACATATGAAAATATGgcttaaaaatattgagatcatATAAGCTCAGCTAGGCGTTTCACCCATATCACCATAATAAGTCCAATCAAAGTTAATAATGTTCTCGGTCCAAAAGCTAATGTTCTTAAAGAATGTAGGACCAGCTGCACTGTCAATATTGTTTCTATTACGTCGATGTTAATCATAAGCAACTGTGTTTGACTTTTGACCTGAAAAATGACCCCATCACCAACAGGAGCCAAATGGACTGCGGCTCCGATCCAACCGCAATCATTCGCGGCTCTCCTGGTCCAAGGTAAACGCAAACTCCTATATCGTACGGATGGCATAACCTATACGTATAGAATAATGACCGACACTCTTCCTCGTTCCAATTTGCTCCCCGTGACTGAATCGAGGTCAGTAGGGAGAGACTGTCATAGTCGCACCAAACATGGCGATTGATGCAGAGGGACCATTTCCGAGCTCCCAAGTCTCGGTGTGAAGCAGGGCAGATGCGCAGTTAAAACAAGCACGAAGCAGAGGGAGGATGGTGAGGATGAGTTTGGAGTGTCGGCAAGGGGGAGGAGTGCGTTACCGAACTTCCAGCGGCCCTGGACGAGGCCAATCTGGGGGTTGTGGACGAGGAAGGGGATGGTGCGCCACAGGAAGTCGGGTTCCGGCTGGAAGTCGGCGTCGAAGACGGCAACGTAGTCGCACTGCTTGACGTAGTTGTGCTTCATCCCCTCCTTGAGCGCTCCGGCCTTGTAGCCGTTCCTGTTGTCCCTGATCTCGTACTTGATGTTCACCCCTTTGCTCGCCCACCTGCGGCACTCTATCTGCACCAGCTCCTGCCACAGGATGCAGTTAGCTGTGAGTGTTTGAAGCAGAGTATAGAATGTAGAGTACctgctggagagagagagagagagagagagagagagagagagagagagagagtcttttgGTGATTAATGCAGGCAATGAATGATGCAATCAATGAGCACTCTGAGCATTGTAATCGGTGAGTACCGATGCTTTATTCTTCCCTCGCAAAAGTTAGAGAGAGAACAAAAAGTTTCGAGCATTGATTTGATGCATTGCAAGTATTTTACCTTGATCGCAGGATCTGTGGAATCGTCGAGCACTTGGATTATGATACGGTCTGATGGCCATGAGAGCCCGCACGCAGCTCCAATGGAGAGCTGGTACACCTGTAGGGATGCAGGCGTAACATGAGGTTACGGTTCAAGGAAATTCAGGGCAAGTGGGAGGAGTGAGGTGAGACCTCCTTTTCGTTGTACATGGGGATTTGAACGAGGACCATGGGGTAGGCGGCATTGCCAAGCTCGGCGTCGTCCCCCATCGGCTCCCACTTGTAGCGCGTCTCGGGCCGGCGGCGGAAAAGCTTGACGAGGACGATGACGACGGCCATGTACACTTTCTCGACGAAGAGCATGACGGACATGGCCAGGCAGAGGAGAACGGAGAGCCGCAGCGGGGGGACGATCACCGGCGCCTTGATCTGCTGCCATACGACCCCCAGCTGCTCCGTGATGTCGTCCCTCGCCCCCTGGAACGCCTCCGGAAGAATGGCCGTCGAAGATAGCCTGTCCATCTTCTCTTCTCTGCTTCCTCGCTTGATCTCCGGAGCAAAGCAACTAGCGGAATGCACAAAGCTCAAATTGCAAAAGCTACCCGGGTGGCGCAGGACTGCCTTCCTCTTCACCTACGGATCTAGCaataagagagaaagagaaacgaCGAAGAGAAGAGCCCTTTCTCTGACAAGATTCACCTAAACCAGCATGGCAGCAGAGGATGATAGGAAGGAAACAAGAGGGTAGCAAGCGAAAGGTAGAACGCCGTGCTCGTCTTTGAATTGTGGTTCCTCCACAGAACTCTCAACCTTGGTCCTGTCTCTTCTCCCCCAAGGCGAGAGGGAGGGGAGCGAGAGGAAGACACTAACGTAGAGGGAAGGAGGGAGAGAAAACCCGGCCGGGACACGATTGTGTGCGCACACCCTTTAAATAAACAATAGCCCATCAGCtaaaacgaaaaagaaaaaaagattttttgttttttctgttTTTTAGTAATTTAGCCTTAGCATCATTTTCtacatcaaaatttaaaatttacccCTCATTTCTACTGATTTGGTTTGCAAGTCTTGATTTAAGCCACTCAATAGCCACAATGTGTGgaataatattattttcacatTAATTGTTTTGTAGATATAATAGATTAAAAATATTGGATTTCTCAGATATTCATATTCTAGCCATATTAATAatcgataataataatattatttgttgTCGTTTAATATGTATAAGCCAGTCGGGTCTAAGAAAGGGAGCAGAAATGAAGACCACCGACAAAGCCCAATCGAAACGTGGCAGTGCCGAGGCGGCGGCAGCGACAGCGCCGCCACCGTTTACCATCAAGAACTAGTACTTGCCGGCACAAATCATGGGGCGGCGCCGCCACCAGGGTTGCTTTCCGGTTACCTGACGCCTCCCAGTCCTAGAAGCACGGGGTTCGGCTTGCTTGTTACTGCTTCCCCTGTTTGCTCCTCGGCAACTGCAGCTGAGTCGCTACTGTGACATCCTTTTTGCGCCATCACAATTAGAATCTGCAGCTACTGCTGTGTGCTAATATGACATCCGGCCACCTACCTCAACAGATGCGGAAGGGATCTCAAGCTGCTGCTGAGTGCTAATATGGCGTCCTGCTATCTCATCTCTTATCACTCAAGGTTAGCAACGCAAAGGATGATGGCTTTCGTTGCATGCCAATGAGAATTTTCAGCCACTGCTTGCTGACTGCTAACGTGACATCCTCTGCTAATTCATCACAAGCAGAAAgaagttgctgctgctgctgagtgATGACATGACATCCTGCTACCTTGTCATTGGATCTTGATGGAGACAAGGTCAGCAGAGCAAATGAGAGACAGAATTATGTTGATGAATCTCCCTATGTATGTTCGGTAAAATGAAAATATTCTTCATATAGGTGGTGCcataaaaaaaagagaggaagagagcAAAAGAGAAGAGGAATGGGATCATGAAACGACGATAGATGTCTTTGTGTTTATCCCGTCACTTAGTCTGATAGTGTGTATTTGGATCCCTTTCTCAGAATTCTATTCTTCATTCATCCTTCCTCATCATCTACCATTACACTTTTCTATGCTGTTCTCGCAATCGT includes:
- the LOC135583788 gene encoding glucomannan 4-beta-mannosyltransferase 9-like isoform X2, which codes for MDRLSSTAILPEAFQGARDDITEQLGVVWQQIKAPVIVPPLRLSVLLCLAMSVMLFVEKVYMAVVIVLVKLFRRRPETRYKWEPMGDDAELGNAAYPMVLVQIPMYNEKEVYQLSIGAACGLSWPSDRIIIQVLDDSTDPAIKELVQIECRRWASKGVNIKYEIRDNRNGYKAGALKEGMKHNYVKQCDYVAVFDADFQPEPDFLWRTIPFLVHNPQIGLVQGRWKFVNSNECLMTRMQEMSLDYHFTVEQEVGSSTYAFFGFNGTAGVWRIAALNEAGGWKDRTTVEDMDLAVRASLKGWKFIFLGDLKVKSELPSTLKAYRYQQHRWSCGPANLFRKMAMDIARNKNVTLWTKVHVIYSFFFVRKIVAHIVTFVFYCVVIPATVLVPEVEVPNWGLVYIPSTITLLNAVGTPRSLHLLVFWILFENVMSLHRTKATLIGLLEAGRVNEWVVTEKLGDVMKTKVAAKAARKPRIRIGDRLHLPELFTGAYLFFCGCYDLSFGKNHYYLYLFLQAITFFVVGFGYVGTFVPQT
- the LOC135583788 gene encoding glucomannan 4-beta-mannosyltransferase 9-like isoform X1; this translates as MDRLSSTAILPEAFQGARDDITEQLGVVWQQIKAPVIVPPLRLSVLLCLAMSVMLFVEKVYMAVVIVLVKLFRRRPETRYKWEPMGDDAELGNAAYPMVLVQIPMYNEKEVYQLSIGAACGLSWPSDRIIIQVLDDSTDPAIKELVQIECRRWASKGVNIKYEIRDNRNGYKAGALKEGMKHNYVKQCDYVAVFDADFQPEPDFLWRTIPFLVHNPQIGLVQGRWKFVNSNECLMTRMQEMSLDYHFTVEQEVGSSTYAFFGFNGTAGVWRIAALNEAGGWKDRTTVEDMDLAVRASLKGWKFIFLGDLKVKSELPSTLKAYRYQQHRWSCGPANLFRKMAMDIARNKNVTLWTKVHVIYSFFFVRKIVAHIVTFVFYCVVIPATVLVPEVEVPNWGLVYIPSTITLLNAVGTPRSLHLLVFWILFENVMSLHRTKATLIGLLEAGRVNEWVVTEKLGDVMKTKVAAKAARKPRIRIGDRSGCIYRSSSQEPISSSVAATTCLSERTITTSTSSSKQSPSSSSALVMLAPLFHKLSSSFLLGYIVAVLNLLAGSRA